One region of Mycolicibacterium insubricum genomic DNA includes:
- a CDS encoding AraC family transcriptional regulator produces the protein MSVEDIVQPDWDIPRPVATCRHLLEAARLHGFEAADCLAGTGLTLADIDDSASEVQAGQELAILRNILGRVEHPHEFARDVGLRYNFANTGVLGYALLSSPTLGDAVNIACRYATLSSTFLRLSRHDTSDGAVVEFDAAGLPADVRNFMLERDLFALTSMVPLLVGRLSTEAPIKVELPGIDVPADRLEFPGMTIELDSSAARSAITIPSELLALPMPAADPAAAKACAMDCEALLQARLRRRGIAAQVRSRLVRDPGVLPSMAVIADDLCITERTLHRRLATEHTSYRALVDEVRSTLAVAMLESGLTVEETARQLGYSETAAFSRAFVRWLGTPPSKHRLRGP, from the coding sequence GTGTCGGTCGAGGATATCGTGCAGCCCGATTGGGACATTCCCCGACCGGTGGCGACCTGCCGACACCTGTTGGAGGCCGCGCGATTGCACGGGTTCGAGGCGGCAGACTGCCTCGCAGGTACCGGCCTGACGCTGGCCGACATCGATGACAGTGCGTCCGAGGTTCAAGCAGGCCAGGAGCTGGCGATTCTGCGGAATATCCTGGGTCGCGTCGAACATCCGCATGAGTTCGCCCGTGACGTCGGTTTGCGGTACAACTTCGCCAACACCGGTGTGCTCGGCTACGCGCTGCTGTCGAGTCCGACCCTGGGCGACGCGGTCAACATTGCCTGTCGGTACGCGACGTTGTCGTCCACATTTCTGCGGCTGAGCCGCCACGACACTTCCGATGGCGCTGTGGTCGAGTTCGATGCCGCAGGCCTGCCGGCCGACGTCCGCAACTTCATGCTGGAACGGGATCTGTTCGCGCTGACCAGCATGGTGCCGCTGCTGGTCGGCCGACTGAGTACGGAGGCGCCGATCAAGGTGGAGCTGCCCGGTATCGATGTCCCTGCCGACCGGCTCGAGTTCCCCGGGATGACGATTGAACTCGACTCTTCCGCCGCGCGCAGCGCGATCACCATCCCGTCCGAATTGCTCGCCCTGCCGATGCCGGCGGCCGATCCCGCCGCCGCGAAGGCGTGTGCGATGGACTGCGAAGCGCTCTTGCAGGCGCGTCTTCGGCGCCGGGGAATCGCCGCGCAGGTGCGCTCCAGGCTGGTCCGGGATCCTGGGGTGTTGCCGTCGATGGCTGTGATCGCCGATGATCTGTGTATTACCGAGCGCACGCTGCATCGTCGCCTCGCGACCGAACACACCAGCTACCGCGCGTTGGTCGACGAGGTGCGGTCGACACTTGCCGTGGCCATGCTTGAATCGGGTCTCACCGTGGAGGAAACGGCACGCCAACTCGGCTATTCAGAGACCGCCGCATTCAGTCGTGCGTTCGTCCGATGGTTGGGTACGCCGCCCAGCAAACATCGGCTCCGTGGACCGTGA